The following is a genomic window from Serratia ficaria.
AGCCGCCCGTGGCTAACCGGCAGCGTCAAGGTCGCGCCCAGCAACGAGGATTTGATGTGCGCCGGCATGTCGTCCGGCCCTTCGTAGTCATGCTGATAGGGTGCGTTTTCCGGCACCTGACGCAGGAAATGCTGCTCCATATCGGCTCGCACCGTGGGATCGCAGTTCTCGTTGAGCGTCAGCGAGGCCGAGGTATGCTGCAACAACAGATGCAGCAGGCCGGTTTGCAGGCGGTGTAAGTGGGTTAACTGGTCGACTATCTCTTCGGTAACCAGATGAAAACCACGCGCTTTAGCGCTGAGGATAAGCGTTTGCTGATGCCACATGAGTGAGCGCCCCTCAATCAGTATATTCTCTATCCGGTTTGCGGCAACTGCGGCGGCAAACCGACAACAAAAAAGGAGCGATATCGCTATCGCTCCTTTGCGAACTTCGGTTAACCCTAACAGGCTTTACTGCACTGCGGCAAATGCCTCGGCCACCTGGTGCACGTTGTTGTGGTTCAGGCCGGCGACGCACATGCGGCCGCTGTGGATCAGATAGACGCCAAACTCTTCGCGCAGGCGATCGACCTGCGCCGCGCTGAAGCCGGTGTAGCTGAACATGCCGCGCTGTTCCAGCAGGTAGTCGAAGTTGCGCTGCGGCAGCGCGTTTTTCAACGCCTCCACCAGCGTTTTGCGCATTTCGAGGATGCGGGTGCGCATGTTTTCCACTTCGTCCAGCCACTGGGCTTTCAGCTGCGCGTCGTTCAACACCTTGGCCACCACCTGCGCGCCGAAGTTCGGCGGGCTGGAGTAGTTGCGGCGCACGGTCGCCTTCAGCTGGCCCAGCACGCGGCCGGCCGCCTCTTCGCTTTCGCACACCACCGACAGGCCGCCGACGCGCTCGCCGTACAGCGAGAAGATTTTCGAGAACGAGTTGCTCACCAGGCACGGCAGGCCCGCCGCGGCGATGGCGCGAATGGCGTAGGCGTCCTGATCCATGCCGCCGCCAAAGCCCTGATAGGCGATGTCGAGGAACGGGATCAGCGCGCGATCGGCAATCACCTTGACCACCTCGTCCCATTGGGCGGCGGTCAGATCGGAGCCGGTCGGGTTGTGGCAGCACGGGTGCAGCAGCGCAATGCTGTGCTGCGGCAGCTGCCGCAAGGCGCTCAGCATGGCGTCGAACTTCACGCCCAGGCTTTCGGCGTCGAAGTACGGGTAGGTGTTCACCTTGAAGCCGGCGCCGCCGAAGATGGCGACGTGGTTTTCCCAGGTCGGGTCGCTGACCCACACCTGCGAATCCGGGAAATAGCTTTTCAGGAAGTCGGCGCCCACTTTCAACGCGCCGGAGCCGCCGACGGTCTGAATGGTGGCGATGCGCCCCTGCTGCAGCATCGGGTGCTGCGCGCCGAACAGCAGCTGCTGGATGGCGGTGCGGTAAGGCTGCAGGCCTTCCATCGGCAGATACACCGACGCGCCGTGCTCGACGCTGTTCAGCTGCGCTTCCGCCGCGGCGACCGCCCGCATCTGCGGGATGATGCCCTGCTCGTTGTAGTACAGACCGATACTCAGGTTCACCTTGTGCGCACGCGGGTCTTTTTTGAATTTTTCCATCAGCGACAGAATAGGATCGCCGGCATAGGCGTCAACGTTCTGGAACACGGGGTTATTCTCCTGGATTAGGGTGGTTTGGGCACAGCGTTACGTTCCTAATATAGACGTAAAACCGCCTGCGGTTTTAGCTTTATCTCGCCACCGGCAACAAACCGTTTTCCTTGATCCTGTTCAGCACCACCGCCGTTTTGATATGCGCCACGCTTTTGTGCTGCGACAGCGTCTGGCTGATGAAATCGCTCAGCGCCGGCAGATCCGCCACCGCCACCTTCAGCAGGTAGTCGGCGTCGCCGGTGGTTTTGTAGGCGTCAAGGACCGCGTCCACCTCTTCCAGCATCTGATGAAAACTGTCGATCTGCTCCTGCGCGTGGGTGATCAGGCTGACCTCGATCAGCCCCACCAGGCCCAGCCCGACCGCTTCCGGCGCCAGGCGCGCATGGTAGCCGCGGATCAGCTGCGCCTGCTCCAGGCTGATGCGCCGCCGCGAACATTGCGAAGCCGACAACCCCACCAGCTCGCTCAGCTCCTGATTGGTCAGACGGCCGTTGGCCTGTAACAGCGTCAGGATTTTCATATCAAAATCGTCAATGTTGTACATAGCCACCTGTAAACTGTGTTAATAAATGTTGACGTTACAGCCTATCAGTTTTTTTGCCGTTGCCGGCATCACACCGTGGCGCTTACGCCGCGTACAGCAGCAACGCCGGGCATTTTCGCCGGTTAATGGCATAAAAGACGGGTAATTCATGCAAGCAAACAACAATTAACGGCTAAGTAACGCATAAAACCACGAATGTATAAAAAGGAAGCCTGATGAAAAAGCTACTCCCTCTCGCTCTGCTGGTCGCCGCCGGGAGCGCCAGCGCCCAATCCCATCTGGACAAGGTGGTGCAGCAAAAAACGCTGGAAGTCTGCACCACCGGCGACTACAAGCCCTACACCTTCCTGCAGGAGGACGGCAGCTACCGGGGCATCGATATCGACATGGCCGAATCGCTGGCCAAAAGCCTGGGCGCCAAGGTGAAGTGGGTGAAAACCAGCTGGAAAACCCTGACCCCGGACTTCGTCTCCGGCAAGTGCGACATCGCCATGGGCGGCATCTCGGTAACGCTGGAGCGGCAAAAGCAGGTGTTCTTCGCCGACAAGCTGGATACCGACGGCAAGATCCCGCTGGTGCGCTGCACCGACGTGAAGAAATACCGCACTATCGAGCAGATCAACAGGCCGTCGGTGCGCCTGCTGGAGCCGGCGGGCGGCACCAACGAAGCCTTTGTGCACGCCTATCTGCCGAAAGCCAAGCTGACGCTGACCCACGATAACGTCGGTATTTTCCAACAGCTGGTGGACCGCAAGGCGGACGTGATGATCACCGACGCCTCCGAGGCGCTGTATCAGCAGAAACGTTATCCGAAGCTGTGCGCGGTCAACCCCAAGAAGCCGATGCAATACGGCGAGAAGGCCTACATGCTGCCGCGCGACGATTTGAGCTGGAAACTGTATGTGGATCAGTGGCTGCACCTGGCCAAGGCGACCGGCGAGTATCAGAAAATTATCGATAAATGGCTGGCGGCGAACAAGTGACGCCGTGATGAGCGGGGCCGGCGCAAACCGGCCCCGGCGGCGGCTCAATCGCCGATGTATTCCATCGCCACGCGCTGCGTCAGCTTGGTGATCAGTTCGTAGGCGCTGATGCCGGTACAGGCGGCGATGCGCTCGACCGGCAGCTCTCTGCCCCACAGCACCGCCTCATCGCCGACCTTGTCGCCGGCGTCCGGCCCGAGATCGACAGAGATCATGTCCATCGACACCCGCCCGACGATCGGCACTTCGCGCCCGTTCAGCCACACCGGCGTGCCGGTTGGCGCGCTGCGCGGATAGCCGTCGCCATAGCCCATCGCCACCACCCCCAATCGGGTGTCGCGCTGGCTCACCCAGGTGCCGCCGTAACCGACCGACTCGCCGGCCTGGTGCTCGCGCACCGCAATCAGGCTGGACTTCAGCGTCATCGCCGGCTGCAGCCGGTACTGGCTGCCGCTGGCGCTCTCCAGCGGCGAAACGCCATACAGGATAATGCCCGGACGCACCCACTCGTTATGCGCGTCCGGCCACAGCAGGGTGCCGCCGGAAGCGGCGATCGAGCGCTGCCCCGGCTTGCCGCGGGCAAACTGTTCGAAGCAGGCGATTTGTTTCAGGGTAGCGTCAGACTCCGGCTCGTCGGCGCGGCTGAAGTGGCTCATGATGTTGACCGGCTGCGCCACGTTGCGGCAGGCGCACAGGCGCCGGTAAAACGCCTCCGCCTGCTCGGGGCGCACGCCCAGGCGATGCATGCCAGTATCCAGCTTCATCCACACCGGCACCGGGCGCGCCAGTTCGGCCCGCTCCAGCGCTTCCAGCTGTTCGATGCTGTGCACCGCGGTGTCGATGTTGTTCGCCACCAGCACCGGCAGGTCCTCGGCGGAGAAGAAGCCTTCCAGCAGCAGGATCGGTTTGACGATGCCGCCGGAGCGCAGCATCAGCGCTTCGCCGATGCGCGCCACGCCGTAGCAGTCGGCGTCTTGCAGGGTATGGGCCGTTTCCAGCAGGCCGTGTCCATAAGCGTTTGCTTTCACAACGGCAATCAGGCGGCTTTGCGGCGCCTGGCGGCGCACCTGTTGCAGATTGTGTCGCAGAGCGCGGCGGTCGATTACAGCGGTTGCCGCTTTCATTTCAGTTCCTTAACGGGTTATTCGTCATCGTATTGCGGCCCCGCGTAGTTGTCGAAGCGCGACCACTGGCCGTTAAAGGTAAGGCGCACGGTGCCGATCGGGCCGTTACGCTGCTTACCCAAAATAATTTCAGCGATGCCTTTCAGATCGCTGTTCTCGTGATAAACCTCGTCACGGTAGATGAACATGATCAGGTCGGCGTCCTGCTCGATCGAGCCGGACTCACGCAGGTCGGAGTTGACCGGGCGCTTATCGGCGCGCTGCTCCAGGCTACGGTTCAGCTGCGACAGCGCCACCACCGGCACCTGCAGCTCTTTCGCCAGCGCCTTCAGCGAGCGGGAAATTTCGGCGATCTCCAGCGTACGGTTGTCGGACAAGGCCGGCACGCGCATCAGCTGCAGGTAGTCGATCATGATCAGGCTGAGGCCGTCGTGTTCGCGGAAAATGCGGCGCGCGCGGGAACGCACTTCGGTTGGCGTCAGGCCGGAGGAGTCGTCGATGTACATGTTGCGCTTCTCCAGCAGGATGCCCATGGTGCTGGAAATGCGCGCCCAGTCCTCGTCATCGAGCTGGCCGGTACGGATGCGCGTCTGATCGACGCGCGACAGCGACGCCAGCATACGCATCATGATCTGGTTGCCGGGCATCTCGAGGCTAAAGATCAGCACCGGCTTTTCCTGCGTCATCGCCGCATGTTCGCACAGGTTCATGGCGAAGGTGGTTTTACCCATCGACGGGCGGGCGGCGACGATGATCAGGTCGGATTTTTGCAGGCCGGCGGTTTTCTTGTTGAGGTCCTGATAGCCGGTATCCACCCCCGTCACGCCGTCGTGCGGCTGCTGATACAGCTGTTCGATGCGCGAAACGGTGTCTTCCAGGATGCGTTCGATGCCCTTCGGGCCTTCGTCCTTGCTGGCGCGGTTTTCGGCAATCTGGAAAACCCGCGACTCCGCCAGATCGAGCAAGTCTTCGCTGCTGCGCCCCTGCGGATCGTAACCGGCGTCGGCGATCTCGTTGGCCACCGAGATCATCTCGCGCACCACCGCGCGTTCGCGCACGATGTCGGCATAGGCGCCGATGTTGGCGGCGCTCGGGGTGTTTTTCGACAGCTCGGCCAGATAGGCGAAGCCGCCGACCGAATCCAGCTCGCCCTTCTGCTCCAGCGATTCGGACAGGGTGATCAGATCTATGGGCTTGCTCATTTCCAGCAGCCGCTGCATCTCGGTAAAGATCAGGCGGTGCGGACGGCTGAAGAAGTCGTTGGCGACCACGCGTTCGGCCACGTTATCCCAGCGTTCGTTGTCCAGCATCAAACCGCCCAACACCGACTGCTCGGCCTCCAGCGAATGCGGCGGCATCTTCAGCCCTTCCATCTGGCGATCTCGTGGCCGTTCTCTGGCTTCGTCAGCGTTGGTTCTGTTGGTTGGTTTTTTTCCTGCCATGAAGCGTATTCTTTATCCGGTTGCGAATGAAGGATCCTGACGCGAGAGTATACGTGATTTTTATTCGTGATTCCCGCGGCATAACCGATGCAAAAAAGGTATTGAACCCGGCGCGGGCGAACTGGATCTCCGATACTAAAAAGAATAGGGTGAAATCAGACACTCCAACGAGGTAACGACATGGCAAAGCGCATTCAATTCTCCGCCACCGGCGGGCCGGAAGTGCTGCAATACGTTGATTTCACGCCGCGCGATCCGGCGGCCGGCGAGGTGCAGGTCGAGAATAAGGCGATCGGCATCAACTACATCGACACCTACGTGCGCAGCGGCCTGTACGCCCCCGCCAGCCTGCCGAGCGGGCTGGGCACCGAGGCCGCCGGCGTGGTGGTCAAGGTCGGCGCCGGCGTCAGCGCGGTAAAACCGGGCGACCGGGTGGTGTACGCCCAGTCGGCGCTCGGCGCCTACAGCGAGATCCACAACGTGCCGGAGGAAAAAGTGGCGCTCTTGCCGCACAACCTGAGCTTTGAGCAGGGCGCCGCCGCCTTCCTGAAAGGGCTGACGGTGCACTATCTGCTGCGCCAGACTCACGAAGTGCAGCCGGGCGAAGTGTTCCTGTTCCATGCCGCGGCCGGCGGCGTCGGGCTGATCGCCTGCCAGTGGGCCAAGGCGCTCGGCGCCCGCTTGATCGGCAGCGTCGGCTCGGACGAAAAGGCCGCGCTCGCCAAACAGGCCGGCGCCTGGGCGACCATCAACTACCATAAGGAAGATATCGCCCAGCGAGTGGCCGAGCTGACGCAGGGCGAGAAAGTCGGCGTGGTGTACGACTCGGTAGGGAAAAGCACCTGGCAGGCCTCGCTCAACAGCCTCAAGCGCCGCGGCCTGATGGTCAGCTTCGGCAACGCCTCCGGCCCGGTAACCGGCGTCGATCTGGCGCTGTTGAACCAGAAAGGCTCGCTGTACGTCACCCGTCCTTCCCTCAACGGCTATATCACCAACCGCGCCGAGCTGCAGTACGCCAGCAATGAGCTGTTCTCGCTGATCGGCAGCGGCGCCATCAAGGTGGAAGTGAAGGAACAGCAGAAATTCGCGCTGGCCGACGCGCAACGCGCGCACCAGGTGCTGGAAAGCCGCAGCACCAGCGGCTCCAGCCTGTTGATCCCCTGATTACCGCCAAAAGAAAAGGGCTCCGTAAGGAGCCCTTTCTGTTACTGCGCTTTGTAGGGGTAGAGCAGAGTCCGCCAGAGACAGGGGGTTGCTTCGGCAACGCTATTATTGGATTGTCTCTCGCGGTGATGAAATCGGTCGCATCACTGCATCGGCGATTATCCTAACAGCCCCCCAACGCAAAAAACACGCTTTATGTGCCACCCGCGCGGTTAAAACTGCCAAGCTGTGATCGCCGCCGCATTAGTCATGCCGCCGTTACCTGAATTTCATCGTGACTGTCTGATTGTTCGACAAAAATCAGTAGCGCCTGATCGGGGACTTCTGCATCGAACGGTAGATCCACACGCCCACCACCGCCAGGATCAGCCAAGGCAGCAGCTTGAAAACCATAGCGAACAGCCCGCCAAGCAGCATGAAGGCCGCCGCCGCCAACAGCGCGGCCAACACGCCCAGCAGCGAAATGCCGGTCACCATCAGCATCACCACAAAGCCAACGAGAAAGAAGAGTTCTAACATGATTGCTCCTTCGCAACGCAACGTATCTGCTGAGTTATTACAAGAAGCGTGCCAGAACGGCGTAAAATATAACTCATTGAAATATTTGGATAGGCATACAGCAAGACGCTGAATGCCTGGCGAGAAAGACTAACTGTTAGTCAAATTCTTTAGGGGTTATGCCACCTCGGTACGCGGCAGGCGCACCAGATCCAGCGCCGCTTCCACTACCCGCACGTCGGCACCCGGCTTGTGGGCGTTCTCGCTCAGGTGGCGACGCCACTGGCGCGCGCCCGGCACGCCCTGGAACAGGCCGAGGATATGGCGGGTGATATGGCCCAGATAGGTGCCGTTGGACAGCTCGCGCTCGATGTACGGGTACAGCGATTCGATAATCGCCACGCTGTCCTGCACTTCGCTCCGCGCGCCGAACAGTTCGCTGTCGACCCGCGCCAAAATGCCCGGGTTCTGGTAAGCCTCGCGGCCCATCATCACGCCGTCCAGGTGCTGCAGGTGCTGCCGCGCCTCTTCCAGCGTCTTCACGCCGCCGTTGATGGCGATGGTCAGCGCCGGGAAGTCGCGCTTCAGCCGGTACACCCGCGGGTAGTCCAGCGGCGGCACTTCGCGGTTCTCTTTCGGGCTGAGGCCGGAGAGCCAGGCCTTGCGCGCATGGATGGTGAACATGTCGCATTCGCCGCGGCCGGCGACGGTGGCAATGAAATCGCACAGGAACTCATAGCTGTCCTGCTCGTCGATGCCGATGCGCGTCTTGACCGTGACCGGGATCGACACCGCATCGCGCATCGCCTTGATGCAGTCGGCGACCAGCGTCGCCTGGCCCATCAGGCAGGCGCCGAACATGCCGTTCTGCACCCGGTCGGACGGGCAGCCGACGTTGAGGTTGATCTCGTCATAGCCGCGCTGTTCAGCCAATTTGGCGCAGTGCGCCAGCGCCGCCGGATCGCTGCCGCCCAGCTGCAGCGCCACCGGATGCTCTTCTTCGCTGTAAGCCAGGTAGTCGCCCTTGCCGTGGATAATCGCGCCGGTGGTCACCATCTCGGTGTACAGCAGCGTTTCCTTGGTCAGCAGGCGGTGGAAGTAACGGCAATGACGGTCGGTCCAGTCGAGCATCGGCGCGATGGAAAAACGATTGGCGGCGTAGGTTGGGGCGTGGTTGTCTTTCGTCATGCTGGGTTACTGGCTACCTGAGTCTGTCTGGGTTCAACGAACGGCGTAGTGCCGCAAACGGCTATTATAACGACAATCGTCGCCGTTGGGAAAACCCCCGCACCGGCCGCCGCCGCCCACAGGCGGAAAAAAGTTGTGATATGCCTCTCATTTATGACCGTTCACGCCGCGATATTTGCCTTCTGGTGCGCCGTAGTCAGGGGAAAAGGGGCCAACTCTCGGCGATTCGCCGTAATCATGTTAAAATCGCTTTTTTACGTACCGGGATATTTGCGATGAACTCAACCACCCAGGAAAAGCTGCTGGCGCAGGCTGAACAGCTCTGCCAGCAACGCAATGTGCGATTGACGCCGCAACGGCTGGAAGTGTTGCGCCTGATGGCGCAGCAGCCCGGTGCCATCAGCGCTTACGACCTGCTCGACCTGCTGCGCGTCGTCGAACCGCAGGCCAAGCCGCCAACGGTCTACCGCGCGCTGGATTTCCTGCTCGAGCAAGGGTTTATCCACCGGGTGGAATCCGCCAACAGCTATGTGTTGTGCCACCATTTTGAACAGCCGATGCATACCTCCGCGCTGTTTATTTGCGATCGCTGCGGGCAGGTGACCGAACGCACCACCGAAGGCGTAGAAGATACGCTGCAAAAATTGGCGCAAGAGTCAGGGTTCGCGCTGCGCCACAGCGTGGTGGAAGCCCACGGCCTGTGCGCCGGCTGCGTTGAGGTTGAGGCCTGCGACAGCAAGCATGATTGCGGCGAACACGATCACAGCATCGCCATCAAGAAGAAATAGGCGGGATCAGGTACCTCCCTGTACCTGCGGCCATGGCGCCAAGGGGGGAAACGCCAGGCCATCAATGGCAGCTTCCGGCCGCAATCCGCAGCGGCCCGTCGCGCTACCAGCGATACTTGTTGTGATCTTCCCAGGACTTCACTTCTTTCTCGGCCGCCTCTTTCTGGTAGCCATAGCGCTCCTGGATTTTGCCGACAAGCTGTTCGCGTTTCCCTTCGATAACCGCCAGATCGTCATCGGTCAGCTTGCCCCATTGTTCCTTCACTTTCCCTTTAAACTGCTTCCAGTTACCGTCGGCTTGATCTTTGTTCATAGTCTCTCCGTTAACCTGTGGTGAATCAGTTTCAGATCCTGCTGGCCGGGCGCATTACTCAGTAATTTTTATGGTTTATATGCGCTAACCAAAGGGGCGCCGCTCCCCTGCTCACGTCGCCAGCCACATGATTAAGTATAGAATCAGATAGCGACAAATAAAAAGTAAGCAGAATTTAAATCCATTCAAACTTCGTATAACAGTAGAAAACGCCGAAAAACAGCCTGCTAACGGGTTAAGTTCGGCAACGAAAACATGTAACTAAATATGAATTAAAACATAAATAAAATTAATGATTTTGCGTCATTCAGCATCGACTATGTCGCTGAAAACCAGCTGCCGCGCACCCGGTGGCGATGCCAGATCCAACCCAGAGAGAGGCCGCGCAGCGAGAGAAAGACCGCCAGTGCCAGCCACAGCCCATGGTTGCCCAGCAGCGGCACGCTGAACAAGGTGAGCCCATAACCTGCCGCCGCCACCGCCATGCTGTTGCGCATTTCCGCGCCGCGGGTGGCGCCGATAAACATGCCGTCCAGCAGGTAGCACCATACGCCGACCAACGGCAGCGCCACCTGCCACGGCAGATAGTGATTGGCCAACGCGCGCAGCTCCGGCAGCGAGGTCAGCGCCGCCACGATCTGCTGGCCGGCAACGGCGTAAGCCGCGCCAAAGGCCAGGGCCACCAGGCAGGCCTGACGGCAGGCGGCGCGCCATATCCTCCTCAGCTGGCGGTCGTCGCGGGCGCCGTAGGCGTGGCCCGAATGCGCCTCCACCGCGTAAGCGAAACCGTCCAGCGCATAGGCGGTAAAGGTGAGCAGGTTCATCAGCACCGCATTCACCGCCACCACTTCGCTGCCAAGGCGCGCGCCAAAAATGGTCAGAGAGGCGAAGCACAGCTGCAGCAACAGCGAGCGCAGCATAATGTCGCGGTTTAGCGCCAGCAGGCGCCGCAGGTTACCGCGCCAGGCCTGCTGCAGCATCGGCGGTGAAATGCCGCGCAGCCGCATCACGCGCCACGACAGCCATAGCCCGAGCAGCAGCGTGGCGTATTCGGCGATGGCGGTCGCCGTCGCCGCCCCCTGCACGTTCCAGCCCAGCCCCATCACCAGCCAGATATCCAGCACGATGTTCAGCAGGTTGCCGACGATCAACAGGATCACCGGCGCGCGCACGTACTGCACGCCGAGCAGCCAGCCGAGGATCACCATATTGGCCAGCGCCGCCGGGGCGCTCAGCCAACGGATCTCAAGAAACAGCCGCGCCTGCCGCAGTACCTCGGCGTCGCCGCCGACGATCCCCAGCGCCGCATCAATCAGCGGCTGGCGCAACAGCACAATGGCCAGCCCGGCCAGCACCGCCAACAGCAGCGGCTGCATAAAGGCGCGCGCCAGCGCCTGCGGGTTCTGCGCCCCCAGCGCCTGTGCGGCCAAGCCGGTGGTGCTCATGCGCAGGAACAGCAACAGCATAAACAGGAAGCTGGTGGCCATGGCGCCGATCGCCACGCCGCCGAGATAGGTCGGGCTATCGAGATGGCCGATCACCGCGGTATCCACCAGCCCGAGCAGCGGCACGGTAATATTGGAAAAAATCATCGGCAGGGCGAGACGCCACAGGGCTTTATCGGTGTCGCTGGTGAAGGCGGAAAAGGCGGAGATCAGGCGCATGGTGAAATGTTCCCGTGGATACCCTTCATCTTACCAAGCTGCAGGCGTGTCGGCTGCGCATTGAAAGCGATTGGGCACGATATTGAATCAGAAATGACATCGCCCCAAAGCAGGGGCGATTTAAATCGGGGGACGACCGTTCGGGCGCGGCGGTTAAATCCAGTCGCCGTTGCGGATCACGCCGACCGCCAGGCCTTCGATGGTGAAATTCTGCTGACGCAGATCGACCACGATCGGTTGGAATTCGCTGTTTTCCGGCAGCAGTTCAACCACGTTGCCGTGTTTTTTCAGGCGTTTGACCGTGACTTCGTCCTCAATGCGCGCCACCACCACCTGGCCGTTGCGCACGTCCTGAGTCTTGTGCACCGCCAGCAGATCGCCGTCCAGAATGCCGATGTCGCGCATCGACATGCCGTTGACCCGCAGCAGGAAATCCGCGTTCGGTTTGAACAGCGAAGGATCCACCTTGTAGTGGCCTTCGATATGCTGTTGCGCCAGCAGCGGCTCGCCGGCGGCCACCCGGCCGATCAGCGGCAGGCCTTCTTCATCTTCCATCAGCAGGCGGATGCCGCGTGACGCGCCGGAGACGATCTCGATCACCCCTTTGCGCGCCAGCGCCTTCAGGTGTTCTTCGGCGGCATTTGGCGAGCGGAACCCCAGACGCATAGCGATCTCGGCACGCGTCGGCGGCATGCCCGTCTGCGAAATATGATCGCGAATCAGATCATAGACCTCTTGCTGTCTGGTAGTTAGTGCTTTCATTCCGCCCCCTGTTTGTTTATACAGTCTTGCTGTGAGTATATACAGGTAAGCGCGGATTGGGAACCGAAGAATGAATAAAAATCAGGGATTAGCGCCCCGCTCAAAGGAAGTGTTGCCACAGCACCGAGCCCCAGACGAACAGCGCCAGCAGGATCGCCAGCGACACCGCCGCCGACCCCATGTCCTTCGCCCGGCCGGAGAGCTCATGATGCTCGCTGCCGATGCGGTCGACCACCGCCTCGATCGCGCTGTTCAGGATCTCGACGATCATCACCAGCGCCACCGATCCGATCAACAAAATGCGCGCTATCGCACCCACATCCAGCCAGATCGCCAGTATGATGGCCAGCAGGGTCGCCACCAGCTCCTGGCGGAACGCCGCCTCGTGCTGCCAGGCGGCGGAAAGTCCTTTATAAGAGTAGCCGGCGGCTTTAATAATACGGGTCAGGCCGGTTGCTTGGTTCGCCATGTTTTCGGTGCCTTTCTCAGAGGTAAGTCATAATAAAAAGAGTCTAGATCAGCCAGCGTTATCGGCTCTCGGTTTTCCAACACCACAGATCTGCTACCCGGTTTCTGGTATGCTTGCGGCGCATTGCTAACAAGAGGCTTCACGTTGTTATGTCAGGTTGGCGTAAAATTTATTATAAATTATTGAATTTACCACTCAAATTGTTGGTAAGAAGTAAGGTTATCCCTTCAGATCCGGTCACGGAATTAGGGTTGGATCCCTCACGGCCGATTTTGTATGTTTTGCCTTATAATTCCAAGGCGGATTTGCTGACGCTGCGCACTCAGTGCCTGGCGCAGGATCTGCCCGACCCCCTCAACCCGCTGGAAATTGACGGCACGGTGCTGCCGAGCCACGTGTTCATTCACGACGGCCCGCGCGTGTTCCGCTACTACACGCCGAAGGAAGAGTCGGTAAAGCTGTTCCACGACTACCTGGACCTGCACCGCAACAATCCGGATCTCGACATCCAGATGCTGCCGGTCTCGGTGATGTTTGGCCGCTCGCCGGGCCGCGAAGGGCAAGGCACGCCGCATCTGCGCCTGCTGAACGGCGTGCAGAAATTCTTCGCCGTGCTGTGGCTCGGCCGCGACAGCTTCGTGCGCTTCTCCAATACCGTCTCGCTGCGCCGCATGGCCTCCGAACACGGCACGGATAAAATCATCGCGCAGAAGCTGGCGCGCGTGGCGCGCATGCACTTCTCGCGCCAGCGCCTGGCCGCGGTCGGCCCAAGCCTGCCGGCGCGTCAGGATCTGTTCAACAAGCTGCTGGCGTCCAAGGCGATCGAAAAAGCGGTCGAGGACGAGGCGCGCAGCAAGAAGATTTCCCACGAAAAAGCCCAGCAGAACGCCATCGCGCTGATGGAAGAGATCGCCGCCGACTTCTCCTACGAGACCGTGCGCCTCTCCGACCGCGTGCTGAGCTGGACCTGGAACCGGCTGTATCAGGGCATCAACGTCACCAACGCCGAACGCGTGCGCCAGCTGGCGCAGG
Proteins encoded in this region:
- a CDS encoding secondary thiamine-phosphate synthase enzyme YjbQ, with translation MWHQQTLILSAKARGFHLVTEEIVDQLTHLHRLQTGLLHLLLQHTSASLTLNENCDPTVRADMEQHFLRQVPENAPYQHDYEGPDDMPAHIKSSLLGATLTLPVSHGRLMLGTWQGIWLGEHRIHGGSRRIVATLQGE
- the dnaB gene encoding replicative DNA helicase produces the protein MAGKKPTNRTNADEARERPRDRQMEGLKMPPHSLEAEQSVLGGLMLDNERWDNVAERVVANDFFSRPHRLIFTEMQRLLEMSKPIDLITLSESLEQKGELDSVGGFAYLAELSKNTPSAANIGAYADIVRERAVVREMISVANEIADAGYDPQGRSSEDLLDLAESRVFQIAENRASKDEGPKGIERILEDTVSRIEQLYQQPHDGVTGVDTGYQDLNKKTAGLQKSDLIIVAARPSMGKTTFAMNLCEHAAMTQEKPVLIFSLEMPGNQIMMRMLASLSRVDQTRIRTGQLDDEDWARISSTMGILLEKRNMYIDDSSGLTPTEVRSRARRIFREHDGLSLIMIDYLQLMRVPALSDNRTLEIAEISRSLKALAKELQVPVVALSQLNRSLEQRADKRPVNSDLRESGSIEQDADLIMFIYRDEVYHENSDLKGIAEIILGKQRNGPIGTVRLTFNGQWSRFDNYAGPQYDDE
- a CDS encoding amino acid aminotransferase; the encoded protein is MFQNVDAYAGDPILSLMEKFKKDPRAHKVNLSIGLYYNEQGIIPQMRAVAAAEAQLNSVEHGASVYLPMEGLQPYRTAIQQLLFGAQHPMLQQGRIATIQTVGGSGALKVGADFLKSYFPDSQVWVSDPTWENHVAIFGGAGFKVNTYPYFDAESLGVKFDAMLSALRQLPQHSIALLHPCCHNPTGSDLTAAQWDEVVKVIADRALIPFLDIAYQGFGGGMDQDAYAIRAIAAAGLPCLVSNSFSKIFSLYGERVGGLSVVCESEEAAGRVLGQLKATVRRNYSSPPNFGAQVVAKVLNDAQLKAQWLDEVENMRTRILEMRKTLVEALKNALPQRNFDYLLEQRGMFSYTGFSAAQVDRLREEFGVYLIHSGRMCVAGLNHNNVHQVAEAFAAVQ
- the alr gene encoding alanine racemase, producing the protein MKAATAVIDRRALRHNLQQVRRQAPQSRLIAVVKANAYGHGLLETAHTLQDADCYGVARIGEALMLRSGGIVKPILLLEGFFSAEDLPVLVANNIDTAVHSIEQLEALERAELARPVPVWMKLDTGMHRLGVRPEQAEAFYRRLCACRNVAQPVNIMSHFSRADEPESDATLKQIACFEQFARGKPGQRSIAASGGTLLWPDAHNEWVRPGIILYGVSPLESASGSQYRLQPAMTLKSSLIAVREHQAGESVGYGGTWVSQRDTRLGVVAMGYGDGYPRSAPTGTPVWLNGREVPIVGRVSMDMISVDLGPDAGDKVGDEAVLWGRELPVERIAACTGISAYELITKLTQRVAMEYIGD
- a CDS encoding transporter substrate-binding domain-containing protein — its product is MKKLLPLALLVAAGSASAQSHLDKVVQQKTLEVCTTGDYKPYTFLQEDGSYRGIDIDMAESLAKSLGAKVKWVKTSWKTLTPDFVSGKCDIAMGGISVTLERQKQVFFADKLDTDGKIPLVRCTDVKKYRTIEQINRPSVRLLEPAGGTNEAFVHAYLPKAKLTLTHDNVGIFQQLVDRKADVMITDASEALYQQKRYPKLCAVNPKKPMQYGEKAYMLPRDDLSWKLYVDQWLHLAKATGEYQKIIDKWLAANK
- a CDS encoding Lrp/AsnC family transcriptional regulator; the protein is MYNIDDFDMKILTLLQANGRLTNQELSELVGLSASQCSRRRISLEQAQLIRGYHARLAPEAVGLGLVGLIEVSLITHAQEQIDSFHQMLEEVDAVLDAYKTTGDADYLLKVAVADLPALSDFISQTLSQHKSVAHIKTAVVLNRIKENGLLPVAR